From the Streptomyces sp. NBC_01216 genome, the window CGTTCAGGAATGAAGATCGCGATCTACAGCTGGAGTACTAGGGCGGGTCATCTCTCACACGCAACCGGGCCAACTCAAGCGCCAAGGGGCCACTCGGCCGCTCGATCACATCACCTCTCCGCGCCTCGATCGAGACCTTTGCATAAAACTGCGGCGACACGTATAGTCATGCCATCCAGGAGGAGGGTTTCGATGACGGTACGAGCAGCAGTGGCAGGCGCGAGCGGATACGCGGGCGGAGAGCTCCTGCGGCTCCTCCTCGCGCACCCCCACGTGGAGATCGGGACGCTGACCGGCCACTCCAACGCCGGCCAGCGGCTCGGGGGTCTCCAGCCGCACCTCCTGCCGTTGGCCGACCGGGTCCTCGCGCCCACCACCGCCGAGTCGCTCCGCGGCCACGACGTCGTCTTCCTCGCTCTTCCGCACGGACAGTCCGCCGCGGTCGCCGAGCAGCTCGGCCCGGACACCCTCGTCGTCGACATGGGTGCCGACTTCCGGCTCCGGAGCGCCGCCGACTGGGAGACCTTCTACGGCACCCCGCACGCCGGGACCTGGCCCTACGGCCTGCCGGAACTGCCCGGAGCCCGTGCCGCGCTGGAAGGGACCAAGCGCGTCGCGGTCCCCGGCTGCTACCCCACCGCCGTGTCGCTCGCGCTCTTCCCCGCGTACGGGAGCGGCCTCGCCGAACCCGACGCCGTGATCGTCGCCGCCACCGGCACCTCGGGCGCCGGCAAGGCGCTCAAGCCGCACCTGCTCGGCAGCGAGGTCATGGGCTCGATGTCCCCGTACGGCGTCGGCGGCGGCCACCGCCACACCCCCGAGATGATCCAGAACCTCAGCGCCCCGGCGGGCGAGCGCGTCAGCGTGTCGTTCACGCCCACGCTCGCACCGATGTCCCGCGGCATCCTCGCCACCTGCTCCGCCAAGGCAAGGCCGGGCGTGAACGCCGAGGCCGTCCGGGCCGCCTACGAGAAGGCGTTCGCCGACGAGGCGTTCGTCCACCTGCTGCCCGAGGGGCAGTGGCCGGCGACCGCGTCCGTGCAGGGTTCCAACGCCGTTCAGATCCAGGTCGCGTACGACGAGGCAGCGGGGCGGATCATCGCGATCAGCGCCATCGACAACCTCACGAAGGGCACCGCCGGCGGCGCGGTGCAGAGCATGAACATCGCCCTCGGGCTGCCCGAGGACACCGGACTTCCCACGATTGGAGTCGCTCCATGAGCGTCACCGCAGCGAAGGGATTCACGGCAGCGGGCATCGCCGCCGGGATCAAGGAGAACGGCAACCCGGACCTGGCCCTCGTGGTCAACACCGGGCCCCGCCGCGCCGCCGCGGGCGTCTTCACCTCCAACCGCGTCAAGGCCGCACCCGTCCTGTGGTCCCAGCAGGTGCTGACCACCGGCGAGCTGGCCGCCGTCGTCCTCAACTCCGGTGGCGCCAACGCCTGTACCGGCCCCCAGGGCTTCCAGGACACGCACGCCACCGCCGAGAAGGTCGCCGAAGTCCTGAGCGAGGGCGGCGCGGGCATCGGAGCCGGAGAGGTCGCCGTGGCCTCCACCGGGCTCATCGGCCTGCCGCTGCCCATGGACAAGGTTCTGTCCGGCGTGGAGAAGGCGGCCAAGGAGCTCTCCGCGCACGGCGGCGAGAAGGCGGCCATCGCCATCAAGACCACGGACACCGTGCACAAGACCGCGGTCGTCACCCGGGACGGCTGGGCCGTCGGAGGCATGGCGAAGGGCGCGGGCATGCTGGCCCCCGGCCTCGCCACCATGCTGGTCGTCCTCACCACCGACGCCGACGTGGACGCCCGGGGCCTCGACACCGCCCTGCGCGACGCCACCAGGCTCACCTTCGACCGGGTCGACTCCGACGGCTGCATGTCCACCAACGACACCGTCCTGCTGCTGGCCTCCGGCGCCTCCGGCGCCGCCCCGCCGGCCGAGGAGTTCGCCGAGGCCGTACGCGCCGTCTGCGACGACCTCGCTCGTCAGCTCATCGGCGACGCGGAGGGTGCCAGTAAGGACATCCGCATCGAGGTGATCAACGCCGCGACCGAGGACGACGCCGTCGAGGTCGGCCGTTCCATCGCCCGGAACAACCTCCTGAAGTGCGCCATCCACGGCGAGGACCCCAACTGGGGTCGGGTGCTCTCCGCGATCGGTACCACCGGCGCCGCGTTCGAGCCCGACCGGCTCAACGTCGCGATCAACGGCGTCTGGGTCTGCAAGAACGGCTCTGTCGGCGAGGACCGCGACCTGGTCGACATGCGCTACCGGGAGGTCACCGTCACCGCCGACCTCTCCGCCGGCACCGAGTCGGCCGTCATCTGGGCCAACGACCTGACCGCCGACTACGTCCACGAGAACAGCGCGTACTCGTCATGACCAGCAGCACGCGGAAGCACACCGCTCTCCCCAAGGCGCAGACCCTGATCGAGGCCCTGCCCTGGCTGACCCGGCACCACGGCAAGACCGTCGTCATCAAGTTCGGCGGCAACGCCATGATCGACGAGGACCTCAAGGCGGCGTTCGCCCAGGACGTCGTCTTCCTGCGCCACGCCGGTCTCAAGCCGGTCGTCGTGCACGGCGGCGGCCCCCAGATCAGTGCAGCCCTCGACCAGGCCGGCCTGGTCAGCGAGTTCAAGGCCGGGCTGCGGGTCACCACGCCCGAGGCCATGGACGTCGTGCGGATGGTCCTCGCCGGACAGGTCCAGCGCGAACTCGTCGGGCTGCTCAACCAGCACGGCCCGTTCGCCGTCGGCATGACCGGCGAGGACGCGCACACCATCACCGCCACCCAACACCGGCCGGTCATCGAGGGAGAGCGGGTCGACATCGGCCGCGTCGGTGAGATCACCGCTCTCGACACCGGAGCCATCGAGGCGCTCCTGGAGGACGGCCGGATCCCGGTCATCTCCTCCATCGCCCGTTCCCAGGACGACGGACATGTCTACAACGTCAATGCTGATACGGCGGCTGCGGCTCTCGCTGCGGCGCTGGGCGCCGAGACCCTGATGGTCCTCACCGACGTCGAGGGCCTCTACGAGGACTGGCCGCACAGCGACGAGGTCATCTCCCGGCTCACCGCGAGCCAGCTGGAGAAGCTGCTGCCCGAACTCTCCAGCGGCATGGTGCCCAAGATGGAGGGCTGCCTGCACGCCGTACGCAACGGCGTCACCACCGCCCGGGTGATCGACGGCCGGGTCCAGCACTCGATCCTGCTGGAGATCTTCACCGACGAAGGCATCGGGACCATGGTCGTGGCCGACGAGCGGTTCACGGCCGGGGAACGGGAGGAATCGTGAGCGGCGCCAACGCGGAACTCGCCCGGCGGTGGCGGGGCGCGCTGATGGACAACTACGGCACGCCGCAACTGTCGCTGGTACGCGGCGAAGGCGCCCGGGTCTGGGACGCCGAGGGGAAGCCGTACCTCGACTTCGTCGGCGGCATCGCCGTCAACGCCCTCGGCCACGCCCATCCCGCGGTCGTCGACGCCGTGTCCCGGCAGATCGCGTCCCTCGGCCACGTCTCCAACCTGTTCGTCGCCGAGCCGCCCGTGGCGCTCGCCGAGCGGCTGCTCCGGCTCTTCGGCCGCCCTGGCCGGGTCTTTTTCTGCAACTCGGGCGCCGAGGCCAACGAGGGCGCCTTCAAGATCGGCCGGCTGACCGGGCGGACCCACATGGTCGCCACCCTGGGCGGCTTCCACGGCCGGACCATGGGGGCCCTCGCGCTGACCGGCCAGCCCGGCAAGCAGGACCCTTTCCGGCCGCTGCCCGGCGACGTCACGCACGTGCCCTATGGCGACACCGAGGCGCTGCGCGCCGCCGTCACCGAACAGACCGCGTTCGTCGTCATCGAGCCGATCCAGGGCGAGAACGGAGTGGTCGTACCACCCGTGGGGTACCTCCAGGCCGCCCGCGAGATCACCCGCGCGACCGGCACCCTGCTCGTCCTCGACGAGGTCCAGACGGGCATCGGCCGGACCGGGCACTGGTTCGCCTGCCAGGGCCACGGAGTCGAGCCCGACATCGTGACGCTGGCCAAGGGGCTCGGCGGAGGGCTGCCGCTCGGCGCGACCGTCGCCTTCGGCGAGTCGGCCGAGCTCCTCCGGCCCGGACACCACGGCACCACCTTCGGCGGCAACCCGGTCTCCTGCGCCGCGGGACTGGCCGTCCTGGACACCCTGGCCGCCGAGGGAGCCCTCGACCACGTGAAGCGGGTGGGCGAGCGGCTGCGCGACGGAATCGAGGCTCTGCACCACCCGTTGGTCTCCCATGTCCGTGGTGCGGGCCTTCTGCTGGGTATCGTGCTCACCGAGTCCGTTGCCGCCCAGGTGCAGCAGGCGGCTCAGGACGCCGGACTTCTGGTGAACGCGCCCGCCCCCGATGTCGTACGGCTCATGCCGGCACTGATCGTCACCGACGCGGAGGTGGACACCTTCCTGGAAGCATTTCCGGCCGTCCTCGACGCAGCGGTGAACGGGGAAGGACGAACCGGAGAATGAGACGACGATGACCGACGCGCAGGAAACCGGGAACTGGGGGTCCCCCCAGGCGGAGCCTGGGGCAGGGCCGTCCGTTCCGCAGACCCGCACCGCACGCCACCGCAGGATCGTCGACATCCTCAACCGGCAGCCGGTGCGTTCACAGAGCCAGCTCGCGAAGCTCCTCGCGGACGACGGGCTGAGCGTCACCCAGGCGACGCTCTCCCGCGACCTCGACGAACTCGGCGCGGTGAAGATCCGCAACACGGGCGGCGAGCTGATCTACGCGGTCCCCAGCGAGGGCGGATTCCGTACCCCGCAGGCCCCGCTCGGCGAGTCGGCCAAGGAGGAGCGCATGCGACGCCTCTCCGGTGAGCTGCTGATCTCCGCCGAGGCGTCCGCCAACCTGGTGGTGCTGCGGACGCCACCGGGCGCGGCCCAGTTCCTCGCGTCGGCCATCGACCAGGCCGAGCTGCACGCGATCCTCGGCACGATCGCGGGAGACGACACGCTGCTGCTGATCTCCCGCGACCCGGCCGGCGGCCAGGCACTCGCCGACCACCTGCTGAGACTCGCGCAGAACGACCGATAGCGCCGGACCGGTACCCGCGAACGTCAGGCTTCCGTCGGGGCGCGCGGGGCGCGAGCGTGGGGACCTTTTGGTGCCTGCTACCGCGTCGGGCGGGCTTCGCCCTGAGGCGGCACTGGCGGGCGGCCCGGCGGCGGATCAGTACCGACTGATCGCCGTCGGGCCGCCGTGCGTTCCGACGGCGATGTGCGGGCGCCGCGCCGGATCGGCCCAGAGGAGCAGCGCGCGCATCGTCTCCTCCGGCACGGACACGCAACCTGCTGTCGCCGCACGTCCGTTGACGTGGAGGAAGATTCCGGCGCCGCGCCCGCGCACCGGGCGGTCGTAGTTGAAGCCGATGACCAGCGCGTGCGCGTACTGCGTGGGGTAGGTGACGAGGTGCTCGGCCTCCGAGGGGCGGCAGTCGCCGGGAAGCCCCTCGGTCCAGCGGTTGTAGGCGTGCGAGGCGTTGTCCTGGCACCACCAGGACCGTTCGGTGACCCGTGCGTAGCCGTAGGCGGTCCCGGCGGGCGCGGGCCGGATACCGAAGGCGTACGGCAGCGGGTAGAGCCCGGTGGGCGTGGTGCTGGTGCCCTGCCGGCGCCGCGCTCCCTCGGCCAGGCCGTTCGCGCCGAACCGGGCGGGCGCCTCGCCCACCCGCACCCAGTGCCCGTCGCGCCGGTCCCACCAGGTGACCGTCCCGGTGGTGGAGCCGGGCGTCGGGGCCTCCGCGGTGATCAGCTGAGAGCCGCCCCCGGTGTCCGCCATCCGCTCGGGGAGCGGGACGGGCCCGGTCGTGCCGGAGGCGGGGGAAGAGGGCGCGACGGACACGGGCGCGGGGGTGGCGAGGCATGCCAGGAGGGTGCCGAGGGCGATCAGGGTGCGGATGCGCATGGTGTGACGCTAGCGCCCCTTGTGTCGCCGTATGTCCGGTCATGGGTCCCGACGCGCGTACGCGTCGTACCCGGCTGCCACCCGCGTGGCCGGCGGGCGGCCCTACGCGTCCGGGCGGGGGAGGGGCGGGAGCGGAAGCGGCAGCCCCGGCAGGCCGTCGATGCTGGTCGCGATGTGGTCCTTCCCGGCGAAGTACGCGTCCAGCGAGGCGTCGTCCTCGCGCGCGAACCGCTTGGCGTGCAGGTCCCGGTCTTTGTCGTACGCCATGAACGGCACTCCGTACCCGCAGGTGTCCCGGATGAGTTCGGCCGTCACCACCACGATGGCCCGGAGCCCGTGTGCCGCCCCGTCGATCCCGGGGAAGTGCGCCGTGAGCGTCTCCCATCGGGCGTCGTCGCGGGACACGGGCTCGCCGCGGCCGTGGACGCGCACGATGTTCGGGGGTCCCTGGAAGGCGCACCACATGAGGGTGATGCGCCCGTTCTCCCGGAGGTGCGCGACGGTCTCGGCGTTGCTCCCCGCGAAGTCCAGGTAGGCGACGGTCCGTTCGTCGATGACGGCGAAGGAGCCGGTCAGCCCCTTGGGGGAGAGGTTGATGGTCCCCTCGCCGTCCAGGGGGGCGGTGGCGGTGAAGAAGACCGGCTGGGCCTCGATGAAGGCGCGGAGGCGCCCGTCGATGTGTTCGTGCGCCTTTCCCATGGAGGTCATTGTCGCGCCGCCCGCCGGGGCCGCGTGGGCCGGTGGGTACTCCGGTCCGGGGAGGGCGCGCCGACTCTTTGACAAAACATACGGAGGACTGCATAGTTATACCCATCAGTGATTGCAAGGTAAGGAGAAACCCGTGACCGAGCGCGTCGTACTCGCCTACTCGGGCGGCCTGGACACCTCCGTCGCCATCGGCTGGATCGCCGAGGAGACGGGTGCCGAGGTCATCGCCGTCGCCGTGGACGTCGGCCAGGGCGGCGAGGACCTGGACGTCATCCGCAAGCGCGCGCTCGCCTGTGGCGCGGTCGAGGCCGAGGTCGCGGACGCCAAGGACGAGTTCGCCGAGGAGTACTGCCTCCCCGCGATCAAGGCCAACGCCCTCTACATGGACCGCTACCCGCTGGTCTCCGCCCTCTCCCGGCCGACCATCGTCAAGCACCTCGTCGCCGCCGCCAGGAAGCACGACGCCGGCATCGTGGCCCACGGCTGCACGGG encodes:
- the argB gene encoding acetylglutamate kinase: MTSSTRKHTALPKAQTLIEALPWLTRHHGKTVVIKFGGNAMIDEDLKAAFAQDVVFLRHAGLKPVVVHGGGPQISAALDQAGLVSEFKAGLRVTTPEAMDVVRMVLAGQVQRELVGLLNQHGPFAVGMTGEDAHTITATQHRPVIEGERVDIGRVGEITALDTGAIEALLEDGRIPVISSIARSQDDGHVYNVNADTAAAALAAALGAETLMVLTDVEGLYEDWPHSDEVISRLTASQLEKLLPELSSGMVPKMEGCLHAVRNGVTTARVIDGRVQHSILLEIFTDEGIGTMVVADERFTAGEREES
- the argJ gene encoding bifunctional glutamate N-acetyltransferase/amino-acid acetyltransferase ArgJ, with the translated sequence MSVTAAKGFTAAGIAAGIKENGNPDLALVVNTGPRRAAAGVFTSNRVKAAPVLWSQQVLTTGELAAVVLNSGGANACTGPQGFQDTHATAEKVAEVLSEGGAGIGAGEVAVASTGLIGLPLPMDKVLSGVEKAAKELSAHGGEKAAIAIKTTDTVHKTAVVTRDGWAVGGMAKGAGMLAPGLATMLVVLTTDADVDARGLDTALRDATRLTFDRVDSDGCMSTNDTVLLLASGASGAAPPAEEFAEAVRAVCDDLARQLIGDAEGASKDIRIEVINAATEDDAVEVGRSIARNNLLKCAIHGEDPNWGRVLSAIGTTGAAFEPDRLNVAINGVWVCKNGSVGEDRDLVDMRYREVTVTADLSAGTESAVIWANDLTADYVHENSAYSS
- a CDS encoding L,D-transpeptidase family protein, whose protein sequence is MRIRTLIALGTLLACLATPAPVSVAPSSPASGTTGPVPLPERMADTGGGSQLITAEAPTPGSTTGTVTWWDRRDGHWVRVGEAPARFGANGLAEGARRRQGTSTTPTGLYPLPYAFGIRPAPAGTAYGYARVTERSWWCQDNASHAYNRWTEGLPGDCRPSEAEHLVTYPTQYAHALVIGFNYDRPVRGRGAGIFLHVNGRAATAGCVSVPEETMRALLLWADPARRPHIAVGTHGGPTAISRY
- a CDS encoding pyridoxamine 5'-phosphate oxidase family protein; translation: MGKAHEHIDGRLRAFIEAQPVFFTATAPLDGEGTINLSPKGLTGSFAVIDERTVAYLDFAGSNAETVAHLRENGRITLMWCAFQGPPNIVRVHGRGEPVSRDDARWETLTAHFPGIDGAAHGLRAIVVVTAELIRDTCGYGVPFMAYDKDRDLHAKRFAREDDASLDAYFAGKDHIATSIDGLPGLPLPLPPLPRPDA
- a CDS encoding arginine repressor; translation: MTDAQETGNWGSPQAEPGAGPSVPQTRTARHRRIVDILNRQPVRSQSQLAKLLADDGLSVTQATLSRDLDELGAVKIRNTGGELIYAVPSEGGFRTPQAPLGESAKEERMRRLSGELLISAEASANLVVLRTPPGAAQFLASAIDQAELHAILGTIAGDDTLLLISRDPAGGQALADHLLRLAQNDR
- a CDS encoding acetylornithine transaminase; translation: MSGANAELARRWRGALMDNYGTPQLSLVRGEGARVWDAEGKPYLDFVGGIAVNALGHAHPAVVDAVSRQIASLGHVSNLFVAEPPVALAERLLRLFGRPGRVFFCNSGAEANEGAFKIGRLTGRTHMVATLGGFHGRTMGALALTGQPGKQDPFRPLPGDVTHVPYGDTEALRAAVTEQTAFVVIEPIQGENGVVVPPVGYLQAAREITRATGTLLVLDEVQTGIGRTGHWFACQGHGVEPDIVTLAKGLGGGLPLGATVAFGESAELLRPGHHGTTFGGNPVSCAAGLAVLDTLAAEGALDHVKRVGERLRDGIEALHHPLVSHVRGAGLLLGIVLTESVAAQVQQAAQDAGLLVNAPAPDVVRLMPALIVTDAEVDTFLEAFPAVLDAAVNGEGRTGE
- the argC gene encoding N-acetyl-gamma-glutamyl-phosphate reductase; protein product: MTVRAAVAGASGYAGGELLRLLLAHPHVEIGTLTGHSNAGQRLGGLQPHLLPLADRVLAPTTAESLRGHDVVFLALPHGQSAAVAEQLGPDTLVVDMGADFRLRSAADWETFYGTPHAGTWPYGLPELPGARAALEGTKRVAVPGCYPTAVSLALFPAYGSGLAEPDAVIVAATGTSGAGKALKPHLLGSEVMGSMSPYGVGGGHRHTPEMIQNLSAPAGERVSVSFTPTLAPMSRGILATCSAKARPGVNAEAVRAAYEKAFADEAFVHLLPEGQWPATASVQGSNAVQIQVAYDEAAGRIIAISAIDNLTKGTAGGAVQSMNIALGLPEDTGLPTIGVAP